The DNA window CTGGTGATGTACCTGGGCGAAGTGATCGAGATCGGCCCGGCGGAGGCGCTGTTCGAGCGCTCGGCGCACCCCTACACGGTCGCGCTGCTCGGCTCGATGCCCTCGCTCGACCCTGACCAGCGCACCGAAGCGCCGCCGCTGGTCGGCGACCCGCCGAGCCCGATCGATCCGCCCAGCGGCTGCCGTTTTCACACTCGCTGCCCTTACGCCGAGCCGCTTTGCGCGGAACAAAAGCCGCCGTTCGCGGAGCTCGATGAGGGCCATCGGGCGGCGTGCTGGATGGTGGTGCCGGGGTCTCAGCACTCGCAGGCCGCCAAGGCGCAGTGCGTCGATGCCTGACCGCGGCAGGCGCTGGGAACGTTCTACGGGCGCGCCGCGCGCCGCCCATCAATCCGCTAGCGAGGAGGCAGCATGAGCGACCGGCAACCGGCGGCGATGGTCGAGACGCGCGGTCTCAAGGTGCGCTTCGAGCAGGCCGGCAAGCGCATCGAGGCGGTCAACGGCGTCGATCTCAGCGTCTCGCGGGGCGAGGCGCTGGCGCTGATCGGCGAATCCGGCTCGGGCAAGAGCGTCACCCTGCGCGCGCTGATGCGTCTGCACCCCGAGCGCAGTACCCGGATCGAGGGCCAGATCGAGATCGAAGGGCGCGAACTGATGGCGATGTCGCGCGGCGAGCTTTCGCGGCTGCGCGGTGGCGAGGTGGCGATGATCTTCCAGGAGCCGCTTCTGGCGCTCGACCCGGTCTATACCGTCGGCCAGCAGATCGTCGAGGGGCTGCGCCGGCATCGCGGGCTGTCGCGTGGTGAGGCGCGCGCGCGGGCGCTCGAGGCGCTCAAGAGCGTGCGCATCCCGAGCCCCGAGTCGCGCCTCGACGCCTACCCCCACGAGATGTCGGGAGGGATGCGCCAGCGCGCGATGATCGCGCTGGCGCTCTCTTGCCATCCCAAGCTGCTGCTCGCCGACGAGCCGACCACTGCGCTCGACGCCACGGTGCAGATCCAGATCCTGATCCTGCTGCGTGAGCTCAGGCGCGAGCTCGGCCTGGCGCTGATCTTCGTCACCCACGATATCGCCGCCGCCGCGGAGGTCGCTGATCGGGTCGCGGTGATGTACGGCGGGCGGATCGTCGAGATGGCGCCGGTCAGGGAGCTTCTGCGCACGCCGCGCCATCCCTATACCATCGCCTTGCTCGCCAGTCGTCCGGATGGCGGGCTGGCCAAGGGCCAGCGGCTGGAGACGATTCCCGGCTCCCCGCCGGACCTCGCCGCGCTGCCCCCCGGTTGCGCCTTCGCCCCGCGCTGCCGCCACGCGATGGCGATCTGCTCGAGCCAGCTGCCGCCCAGCGAAAGGATTGGCAGCGAGCATCGCGTTGCCTGCCACTGGGCGATGGGACGCAGCGACGCCGATCCCCAACCCCGCCAACAGGAGCGAATGGATCGATGAATACCGAGGATGTACAGGGCGATGAGCCGTTCGCGCTGATGCCCTATCCGCCGGCCAGCGTCGCGCATGCCGAGCAGGGGCCACTGGCGGGGCTGAGCTTCGCGGTCAAGGACTTGTTCGATGTCGCCGGCTACCCGACCTCCGGCGGCAACCCGACGCTCTTGGCGATGTCGGGGATCAAGCGCACCACCGCGCCCACCGTGCAGCGGCTGCTCGACGCTGGCGCGAGGATGATCGGCAAGGCGCAGACCAATGAGATGGCCTTCTCGATGAGCGGCAAGAACGCGCATTTCGGCACCCCGCGTAACGGCGCCGCACCGCAGCGGATTCCCGGCGGCTCCTCCTCGGGCTCGGCCTCGGCGGTCTCGAACGGCCTGTGCGACTTTGCGCTGGGCACCGATACCGGCGGCTCGGTGCGTACGCCTGCGAGCTACTGCGGTCTGTACGGGCTGCGCCCGAGCCATGGGCGGATCTCGCTGGAGGGCTGCCAGCCGCTGTGCGCGAGCATGGACACCTGCGGCTTCTTCGCGCGCGAGCCTGAAGTGTTCCAGCGGGTCGCCGAGTGTCTGCTCGGCGAGGACAGCGCGCCGCTGACCGAGTCGCCGGCGTTGTCCAGCGCCGTGTTGATGGAGATGCTGCCAGCGGCCTCTCGCGCCGCGCTGGTGCCGGCGTTGGCGCATATCGAGCGCGCCTGCAGTGGTATCGAGGCGTTCAGCGACGCGTGGCCGTCGCTTGAGGAGGCCTATTGGGCGTTTCGCTACATCCAGGGCCGCGAGGCTTGGCAGGCGCAGGGCGAGACGATCCTGCGCCACGGCCTAGTGCTTGGCCCGGATGTGGGCGCTCGCTTCATCTGGGGGCGGCAGGTAAGCGATGAACAGCTGGCCGAGGCCACCGCCTTTCGGGCGCGCTTTCGCGATGCGGTGGATGCAATGCTCGGCGACCGCGTGCTGGTAATGCCTACCGTCGCCGACATCGCGCCGCGCCTCGACGCCGAGGACGAGGAGATCGAGACGGCTCGCACCATTGCCCACCACCTGCTCGGAATCGCGGTGCTCTGCGGCCTGCCCCAGGTCAATCTGCCGCTCGCCGAGAAGGACGGCGCGCCGCTGGGTATCTCACTGCTCGCCGGGCGCGGTCGCGACCTGGCGCTGGTGCGGCTGGCTGCGCGTATCGGCGCATCGGTGGAGGGCTGAGTGTGACACGCATCGCGCACGAGAAGCTCACTGCGCTGATCGTCCGCAAGCTCGTGCTGGCAGGGCTGAGCGCCGAGCACGCCGGCATGGTCGCCGCCTCGCTGGTTCATGCCGACGCCCGTGGGGTCCACTCCCACGGCGCGCTGCGGGTCGAGTACTACGCCGAGCGGATCAGCAAGGGAGGCACCAACCCCGCGCCGCGCTTCGTGGTCGAGCGCCGGGCACCCGCCGCGGCGGTGTTCGACGGCGACAACGGCGCCGGCCACGTCGCCGCTTTCGAGGCGATGGAGGTGGCGATCGAGATCGCCCGCGAGCAAGGCGTGGCCGCGGTCGGCGTACGCCGGATCGGCCACAGCGGGGCGCTTTCGTTCTTCGTCGAACAGGCCGCCCGACAAGGGCTGGTCGCACTGTCGATGTGCCAGTCCGACCCCATGGCGGTGCCCTACGGCGGCGCCGAGCCCTACTACGGTACCAATCCGATCGCTTTCGCCGCGCCGGGCGAGGGGGACGATCGGATGATGCTCGACATGGCGACTACGGTGCAGGCGTGGGGCAAGGTGCTCAATGCGCGGATACGCGGCGAGGCGATCCCACCCGATTGGGCGGTCGACGCCAGTGGCGCGCCGACCACCGACGCCGATGCCGTGCGTGCGCTGCTGCCGATCGCCGGGCCCAAAGGCTATGGCCTGATGATGATGGTCGACGTGCTCGCCGGCATGCTGCTCGGCCTGCCGTTCGGCAAGCATGTCTCCTCGATGTACCACGACCTCTCGGCCGGGCGCGAACTGGGGCAACTGCACCTGGTGATCGATCCCGCCGCCTTCACCGATGCCCGCGCGTTTCGCTGCCGCGTCTCCCAAGCGATGCGCGAGCTCAGCGCCTCCATCCCCGCCGCCGGCGTCGAGCGCGTGCTCTACCCTGGCGAGGACTGCGTACTGCGCGAGCGCGAATCCAAGCGTCTCGGGGTGGAAGTCGACGATGCCGTGCTCGCCTATTTAGAAAGCGAAGTGATCCACCGCAACGCCTACGCCGGCAAGGACCCCTTCGCACGCTGAAGCGGTGGTCGAGGCCGTGGTTCGAGACGCTCGTTCCTCGCTCCTCACCACGAACGGACAGATAAGCCCGTCCTCTCTCCTCATTACGAACGGGCTGGGTTCAGGCTCGGCGCCAACCCTCAGCCCGTTCGTCCCGAGCGGCGCCCATGTGCGCCAAGGTCGAGTTCCGGCTCGGCAATGAGGGGCGCCAGTCGAGGGATCGGGCGGTGGCGACGAGGCCGTGGTTCGACTCGGCCCGTTCCTTGTCGGCTACCCGAGCATCCCGAGGAAGCGTGATTCGACAAG is part of the Halotalea alkalilenta genome and encodes:
- a CDS encoding ABC transporter ATP-binding protein, translated to MSDRQPAAMVETRGLKVRFEQAGKRIEAVNGVDLSVSRGEALALIGESGSGKSVTLRALMRLHPERSTRIEGQIEIEGRELMAMSRGELSRLRGGEVAMIFQEPLLALDPVYTVGQQIVEGLRRHRGLSRGEARARALEALKSVRIPSPESRLDAYPHEMSGGMRQRAMIALALSCHPKLLLADEPTTALDATVQIQILILLRELRRELGLALIFVTHDIAAAAEVADRVAVMYGGRIVEMAPVRELLRTPRHPYTIALLASRPDGGLAKGQRLETIPGSPPDLAALPPGCAFAPRCRHAMAICSSQLPPSERIGSEHRVACHWAMGRSDADPQPRQQERMDR
- a CDS encoding amidase, with the translated sequence MNTEDVQGDEPFALMPYPPASVAHAEQGPLAGLSFAVKDLFDVAGYPTSGGNPTLLAMSGIKRTTAPTVQRLLDAGARMIGKAQTNEMAFSMSGKNAHFGTPRNGAAPQRIPGGSSSGSASAVSNGLCDFALGTDTGGSVRTPASYCGLYGLRPSHGRISLEGCQPLCASMDTCGFFAREPEVFQRVAECLLGEDSAPLTESPALSSAVLMEMLPAASRAALVPALAHIERACSGIEAFSDAWPSLEEAYWAFRYIQGREAWQAQGETILRHGLVLGPDVGARFIWGRQVSDEQLAEATAFRARFRDAVDAMLGDRVLVMPTVADIAPRLDAEDEEIETARTIAHHLLGIAVLCGLPQVNLPLAEKDGAPLGISLLAGRGRDLALVRLAARIGASVEG
- the allD gene encoding ureidoglycolate dehydrogenase, producing MTRIAHEKLTALIVRKLVLAGLSAEHAGMVAASLVHADARGVHSHGALRVEYYAERISKGGTNPAPRFVVERRAPAAAVFDGDNGAGHVAAFEAMEVAIEIAREQGVAAVGVRRIGHSGALSFFVEQAARQGLVALSMCQSDPMAVPYGGAEPYYGTNPIAFAAPGEGDDRMMLDMATTVQAWGKVLNARIRGEAIPPDWAVDASGAPTTDADAVRALLPIAGPKGYGLMMMVDVLAGMLLGLPFGKHVSSMYHDLSAGRELGQLHLVIDPAAFTDARAFRCRVSQAMRELSASIPAAGVERVLYPGEDCVLRERESKRLGVEVDDAVLAYLESEVIHRNAYAGKDPFAR